A region from the Natronoarchaeum mannanilyticum genome encodes:
- a CDS encoding fused MFS/spermidine synthase: MPTQKGSVLRRPTKPEIAVFVSGVVSMGLEILAGRIVAPEFGSSIYTWGTVIAVSLAALSLGYHVGGKRAAERASVGRLSWLLLATAAYAGALAFAHEPMLAATADVPLPTRFESLPAVTLLFGVPTYLLGFVSPYAAELTRTSGVGAASGHVYAVGTIGSIAGAFGTTFLLVPALSVERIALAFVGVLVLGALGLARPTPSWKLRGAQSLRDADRNPSTRASGIVPNWAVPSRIVPRRPTGAELAVFVSGLVAMGLEIVAGRVVGTQFGSSIYTWGSIIGVSMAALSLGYHVGGKRAAERATDARLARLLLGATAYVAVLIFAREPLLGATTAFPLPARFASIPAVALLFGPPTYLLGAVNPYGAELSKVDGTGAASGHVYALSTVGSIAGAFAATYVLIPTLSVEAIGLLFGVALLATVVAILAAESAPAPERRPTVRSVLVALLLVSSFAAPSLGYSIHGDVVHQTQTPYQELEVVDRGDTRTLYLDGKRHSAMDLDDPDRHVFEYTRYFHMPYLYADDPDDIDRVLFVGGGGFTGPKRFAEEYDATVDVAEIDPEVIDAADRYFRLEQYRESGEVNVYNEGGRQFLQETDRTYDLIVMDAFKQDKVPFQLTTVEFMQLASDRLSEDGMLYANMISARSGPASQFYRSEYRTMGEVYPEVYSFPTDDANVVQNVEVVATKSDERVTEAELRERNRRRDIGVDLSDEIGSYQRSVPTDDVPILRDDRAPVDSLLEPMAGQRYVVAETDESDGATAAGAITRTPTASTASIASPAPAASAAAAG, encoded by the coding sequence ATGCCCACACAGAAGGGGAGTGTTCTGCGCCGACCGACGAAACCGGAGATCGCCGTGTTCGTCTCCGGCGTCGTCAGCATGGGCCTGGAGATCCTGGCCGGGCGGATCGTCGCGCCGGAGTTCGGGAGCAGCATCTACACCTGGGGGACCGTGATCGCCGTCTCGCTGGCGGCGCTGAGTCTCGGCTACCACGTCGGCGGGAAGCGCGCCGCCGAGCGCGCGAGCGTCGGGCGACTCTCCTGGCTACTGCTTGCGACGGCGGCGTACGCCGGTGCGCTGGCGTTCGCACACGAGCCGATGCTGGCCGCGACGGCTGACGTGCCGCTTCCGACTCGCTTCGAGTCCTTACCGGCGGTGACGCTGCTGTTCGGCGTGCCGACGTACTTGCTCGGCTTCGTCAGCCCCTACGCCGCCGAGCTGACGCGCACAAGCGGGGTCGGCGCGGCGTCGGGCCACGTGTACGCGGTCGGGACGATCGGCAGCATCGCCGGCGCGTTCGGGACGACGTTCCTGCTCGTGCCCGCGCTGAGCGTCGAGCGGATCGCCCTGGCGTTCGTCGGCGTCCTCGTCCTCGGCGCGCTCGGCCTCGCGCGCCCGACGCCGTCGTGGAAACTCCGGGGTGCTCAGTCGCTCCGGGATGCTGACCGGAACCCGTCGACGCGCGCGTCCGGCATCGTGCCGAACTGGGCGGTGCCGAGCCGGATCGTGCCGAGGCGGCCGACCGGCGCGGAACTGGCGGTGTTCGTCTCCGGGCTCGTGGCGATGGGCCTGGAGATCGTGGCGGGCCGCGTCGTCGGGACGCAGTTCGGGAGCAGCATCTACACGTGGGGGAGCATCATCGGCGTCTCGATGGCGGCGCTGAGCCTGGGCTACCACGTCGGGGGGAAGCGCGCCGCCGAGCGCGCGACCGACGCGCGCCTGGCGCGGTTGCTGCTGGGGGCGACGGCGTACGTCGCCGTCCTGATCTTCGCCCGCGAGCCGCTGCTGGGCGCGACGACGGCGTTCCCGCTCCCGGCCCGCTTCGCGTCGATCCCGGCGGTCGCGCTGCTGTTCGGGCCGCCGACGTACCTGCTGGGCGCGGTCAACCCCTACGGCGCGGAGCTGTCGAAGGTCGACGGGACCGGCGCGGCGTCGGGCCACGTGTACGCCCTGAGCACGGTCGGCAGCATCGCCGGCGCGTTCGCGGCGACGTACGTCCTGATCCCGACGCTGTCGGTCGAGGCGATCGGCCTGCTGTTCGGGGTCGCGCTGCTCGCCACCGTGGTCGCGATCCTCGCGGCCGAGTCCGCGCCCGCGCCCGAGCGGCGTCCGACCGTCAGGTCGGTCCTCGTCGCGCTGTTGCTCGTGAGTTCGTTCGCGGCGCCGTCGCTGGGCTACTCGATCCACGGCGACGTCGTCCACCAGACCCAGACGCCGTACCAGGAACTGGAGGTCGTCGATCGGGGCGACACCCGGACGCTGTACCTCGACGGGAAGCGCCACAGCGCGATGGACCTCGACGACCCCGATCGACACGTCTTCGAGTACACCCGGTACTTCCACATGCCGTACCTCTACGCGGACGATCCCGACGATATCGACAGGGTGCTGTTCGTCGGCGGCGGCGGGTTCACCGGCCCCAAGCGCTTCGCCGAAGAGTACGACGCGACCGTCGACGTCGCGGAGATCGACCCCGAAGTGATCGACGCCGCCGACCGGTACTTCCGGCTCGAACAGTACCGCGAGTCCGGCGAAGTGAACGTCTACAACGAGGGCGGGCGCCAGTTCCTGCAGGAGACCGACCGCACCTACGACCTGATCGTCATGGACGCGTTCAAGCAGGACAAGGTGCCGTTCCAGCTCACGACGGTCGAGTTCATGCAACTGGCGTCCGACCGGCTCTCCGAGGACGGCATGCTGTACGCGAACATGATCTCTGCGCGCTCGGGGCCGGCGTCGCAGTTCTACCGCTCGGAGTACCGAACCATGGGGGAGGTGTACCCCGAGGTGTACAGCTTCCCGACCGACGACGCGAACGTCGTCCAGAACGTCGAGGTCGTCGCGACCAAGAGCGACGAGCGCGTCACCGAGGCCGAACTGCGCGAGCGCAACCGCCGGCGCGACATCGGTGTCGATCTCTCCGACGAGATCGGGTCGTACCAGCGGTCGGTTCCGACCGACGACGTGCCGATCCTGCGGGACGACCGCGCGCCGGTCGACAGCCTGCTGGAACCGATGGCGGGACAGCGGTACGTCGTCGCGGAAACCGACGAGTCCGACGGCGCGACAGCCGCCGGGGCGATCACGCGGACCCCAACCGCTTCGACCGCTTCGATCGCTTCGCCCGCACCGGCCGCATCGGCCGCGGCGGCCGGTTGA
- a CDS encoding alpha-amylase family glycosyl hydrolase has product MELNRRNVLEALGLASIGAASSGIASGDGLSFASQKSRSSIGSAVNYADDVIYQIVTDRFRDGNPRNNPDGELYSEDGSDLRKYHGGDWQGIVEKIEDGYLTELGVSALWISAPVENVTEVGPDTGSSYHGYWTRDYKDPNEFFGDMDAFEELVEVAHENGIKIVIDFVPNHTSPSAANNEFEDGAFDDNGHDVASYNDDPETYFHHNGGTDYSSYEGQIYRNLYNLADFDHQERFVDAYLKESIKLWLDKGIDGIRVDAVAHMSPGWQKTLMDAIYDYEPVFTFGEWFLGAGQSSQNYYEFSNDSGMSVLDFRFGQKLRQVLRNWDDDFYGLWDVIQETRSEHDQVIDQVPFIDNHDMARFAGEDELWSAANTDMALAVLLTSRGVPLIYYGTEQYMTGGGDPTNRKPMETFDRSTNAYGIIQKLSDLRQSSLALQYGDTRQRWVDENVFVYERSFGGDVVLVAINRDGFNEYEFNGLQTALPEGAYADELGGLLDGVELTVDENGSAETFSLGPQTVSVWSYGADATEPELGHVGPTMGQPGHTVELAGAGFGDEAGSVEIGGESAEIESWSDEKVEAEVPAGVGGEVSIAVTDADGRTSDSFDHYEVLTGDQVSVRFVCQDAETELGENVYVVGNVPELGNWDADKAVGPFFNKVIYEYPDWYQDISVPADTELEFKFIKKDGDGNVTWESGDNHTFTTPKALTRTQGGSPPAHSNAGGRGKGRGKGRGNGRGNGERGPPAHANPGGKGKRGKPTTSHKKADRPNEYVGAWE; this is encoded by the coding sequence ATGGAACTTAATCGCAGGAACGTGCTCGAGGCCCTCGGACTCGCTTCGATCGGCGCCGCGAGCTCCGGCATCGCATCGGGCGACGGTCTCTCCTTCGCGTCGCAGAAGTCCCGCAGTTCGATCGGCAGCGCGGTGAACTACGCGGACGACGTCATCTACCAGATCGTCACCGACCGCTTCCGCGACGGGAACCCCCGGAACAACCCCGACGGCGAGCTGTACAGCGAGGACGGCTCGGACCTCCGGAAGTACCACGGCGGCGACTGGCAGGGGATCGTCGAGAAGATCGAGGACGGCTATCTCACCGAACTGGGCGTCTCCGCGCTGTGGATCTCCGCGCCCGTCGAGAACGTCACAGAGGTCGGCCCCGACACCGGCTCGTCGTACCACGGCTACTGGACGCGCGACTACAAGGACCCCAACGAGTTCTTCGGCGACATGGACGCCTTCGAGGAACTCGTCGAGGTGGCCCACGAGAACGGCATCAAGATCGTCATCGACTTCGTGCCGAACCACACCTCGCCCTCGGCGGCAAACAACGAGTTCGAGGACGGCGCGTTCGACGACAACGGCCACGACGTCGCATCCTACAACGACGACCCCGAGACGTACTTCCATCACAACGGCGGCACGGACTACTCGAGCTACGAGGGCCAGATCTACCGGAATCTCTACAACCTCGCGGACTTCGACCACCAGGAGCGGTTCGTCGACGCCTACCTCAAGGAGTCGATCAAGCTCTGGCTCGACAAGGGGATCGACGGCATCCGCGTCGACGCCGTCGCGCACATGTCCCCCGGCTGGCAGAAGACGCTGATGGACGCCATCTACGACTACGAGCCCGTGTTCACGTTCGGCGAGTGGTTCCTCGGCGCGGGTCAGTCCAGCCAGAACTACTACGAGTTCTCGAACGACAGCGGGATGAGCGTCCTCGACTTCCGCTTCGGGCAGAAGCTCCGCCAGGTGCTCCGGAACTGGGACGACGACTTCTACGGGCTGTGGGACGTCATCCAGGAGACCCGATCCGAGCACGATCAGGTGATCGATCAGGTGCCCTTCATCGACAACCACGACATGGCGCGGTTCGCCGGCGAGGACGAGCTGTGGTCGGCCGCGAACACCGACATGGCGCTGGCCGTACTGTTGACCTCGCGGGGCGTCCCGCTGATCTACTACGGCACCGAGCAGTACATGACCGGCGGCGGCGATCCGACGAACCGCAAGCCGATGGAGACGTTCGACCGGTCGACGAACGCCTACGGGATCATCCAGAAGCTCTCGGACCTGCGCCAGTCCAGTCTCGCGCTGCAGTACGGCGACACCCGGCAGCGTTGGGTCGACGAGAACGTGTTCGTCTACGAGCGCTCGTTCGGCGGCGACGTCGTCCTCGTGGCGATCAACCGCGACGGCTTCAACGAGTACGAGTTCAACGGGCTACAGACCGCCCTGCCCGAGGGCGCCTACGCCGACGAGCTGGGCGGACTGCTCGACGGTGTCGAACTGACCGTCGACGAGAACGGCTCGGCCGAGACGTTCTCGCTCGGCCCCCAGACCGTCTCGGTGTGGTCCTACGGCGCCGACGCGACCGAGCCCGAACTGGGCCACGTCGGCCCGACGATGGGCCAGCCCGGCCACACCGTCGAACTCGCCGGCGCCGGCTTCGGCGACGAGGCCGGCTCGGTCGAGATCGGCGGCGAGAGCGCCGAAATCGAGTCCTGGTCCGACGAGAAAGTCGAGGCCGAGGTGCCCGCCGGCGTCGGCGGCGAGGTCTCGATCGCCGTGACGGACGCCGACGGCCGGACGAGCGATTCCTTCGACCACTACGAGGTGCTCACCGGCGATCAGGTGTCGGTCCGGTTCGTCTGTCAGGACGCCGAAACGGAGCTGGGCGAGAACGTCTACGTCGTCGGGAACGTCCCCGAACTCGGGAACTGGGACGCTGACAAGGCGGTTGGTCCGTTCTTCAACAAGGTCATCTACGAGTACCCCGACTGGTACCAGGACATCAGCGTCCCGGCCGACACCGAACTGGAGTTCAAGTTCATCAAGAAGGACGGCGACGGCAACGTCACCTGGGAGTCCGGCGACAACCACACGTTCACGACGCCGAAGGCTCTCACGCGGACGCAGGGCGGCTCCCCGCCGGCTCACTCGAACGCCGGCGGCAGAGGAAAGGGCCGTGGCAAAGGACGCGGCAACGGCCGCGGTAACGGAGAACGCGGCCCGCCCGCACACGCCAATCCCGGCGGCAAGGGCAAGCGCGGGAAGCCGACGACGAGCCACAAGAAGGCCGACCGGCCCAACGAGTACGTGGGGGCCTGGGAGTAA
- a CDS encoding HalOD1 output domain-containing protein, producing MQLLVNAADDRTGTDDDLPIDARIAEAVAEAKGVDALDLDPMYGVIDPDALDAAVRSMGPEGSVAFEYEGVSVTVTGDGRIDVDRPS from the coding sequence GTGCAACTACTCGTGAACGCAGCCGACGATCGCACCGGGACGGACGACGACCTGCCGATCGACGCCAGAATCGCCGAGGCGGTCGCCGAAGCGAAGGGCGTCGACGCGCTCGACCTCGACCCGATGTACGGCGTGATCGACCCCGACGCGCTCGACGCCGCCGTTCGATCGATGGGCCCCGAGGGATCGGTCGCGTTCGAGTACGAAGGAGTTAGCGTGACGGTCACGGGCGACGGGCGGATCGACGTCGACCGGCCGTCGTAG
- a CDS encoding DUF7110 family protein: MSTDNSSHVYRLHSTLELPLEDVHEFFDDAALPDGVEDVDITRRNNTLILKAVAQDKSISKYTPTAQLKASVTENRVYEEPEEVRRRASGPQWGDDEEEEEPESELVEFAAFKGDRETVLQNTTLQYEMFLVLCDIAREAEKGTLTAITEKDGDLQATRIVDGEERPSSIEVVEGAGDSDSQGGGVDWRNNEFIS; the protein is encoded by the coding sequence ATGTCAACAGATAATTCCAGCCACGTGTATCGACTTCACTCCACACTGGAACTGCCGCTCGAAGACGTCCACGAGTTCTTCGACGATGCGGCCCTTCCGGACGGCGTCGAAGACGTCGACATCACGCGCCGAAACAACACCCTCATTCTCAAGGCGGTCGCCCAGGACAAATCGATCAGCAAGTACACGCCGACGGCACAGCTGAAAGCGAGCGTCACCGAGAACCGCGTCTACGAGGAGCCCGAGGAGGTCCGCCGGCGCGCGAGCGGCCCCCAGTGGGGCGACGACGAGGAAGAGGAAGAGCCCGAATCCGAGCTCGTCGAGTTCGCCGCGTTCAAGGGCGACCGCGAGACGGTGCTTCAAAACACCACGCTGCAGTACGAGATGTTCCTCGTGCTCTGCGACATCGCTCGCGAGGCCGAGAAGGGAACGCTCACCGCCATCACCGAGAAGGACGGCGACCTGCAGGCCACCCGGATCGTCGACGGCGAGGAGCGACCCAGCTCGATCGAGGTCGTCGAGGGCGCGGGCGACTCCGACTCGCAGGGCGGCGGCGTCGACTGGCGGAACAACGAGTTCATCAGCTAG
- a CDS encoding bifunctional 4-hydroxy-2-oxoglutarate aldolase/2-dehydro-3-deoxy-phosphogluconate aldolase, whose product MSTHEDLQQLVDSGVIAVLRGVEREDVVDVADALIEGGVTTLEVTADTPGAIDSIGDLADRYEDRDDVLVGAGTVLDAETARAALLAGAEFVVSPSTHEDVIETCNRYGAVVAPGVATPTEAVEAYQAGADVLKLFPASDLGPSYLSSVKGPLGQVPIVPTGGVGPDNAGEFIEAGAVAVGAGGSLIDDEAIAAGEFEALTENAEELVAAVEDAKQSAE is encoded by the coding sequence ATGAGCACGCACGAGGACCTGCAACAGCTCGTGGACAGCGGCGTGATCGCGGTACTGCGCGGCGTCGAGCGCGAGGACGTCGTCGACGTGGCCGACGCGCTGATCGAGGGCGGCGTCACGACGCTGGAAGTGACCGCCGACACGCCGGGCGCCATCGACTCCATCGGCGACCTCGCGGACCGCTACGAGGACCGCGACGACGTGCTGGTCGGCGCCGGCACCGTGCTGGACGCCGAAACCGCGCGGGCGGCGCTGCTGGCCGGCGCCGAGTTCGTCGTCAGCCCGAGCACCCACGAGGACGTCATCGAGACCTGCAATCGCTACGGGGCGGTCGTCGCGCCGGGCGTCGCGACGCCGACGGAAGCCGTCGAGGCCTACCAGGCCGGCGCCGACGTGCTGAAGCTGTTCCCCGCCTCCGATCTGGGCCCGAGCTACCTCTCCAGCGTGAAGGGGCCGCTCGGCCAGGTGCCGATCGTTCCGACCGGCGGCGTCGGGCCGGACAACGCCGGCGAGTTCATCGAGGCCGGCGCCGTCGCGGTCGGCGCGGGCGGCTCGCTGATCGACGACGAGGCGATCGCGGCCGGCGAGTTCGAGGCGCTCACCGAGAACGCCGAGGAGCTCGTCGCCGCCGTCGAGGACGCCAAGCAGAGCGCCGAGTAA